A portion of the Deinococcus peraridilitoris DSM 19664 genome contains these proteins:
- the dnaE gene encoding DNA polymerase III subunit alpha — MTAAPDPTAPPSKDEGRLDHHIHTPDGSCCAHNGSPADAPRIRKFAHLHQHTQYSLLDGAAKLKDLLKWVKQVTPNDPACAITDHGNMHGSVHFYNYALQMGVKPILGYEAYVAAGSRFDRKPGESGEKGTFHLTLLARDFEGYQNLCRLTSAGYLEGYYYKPRIDRELLKEYSKGVIALSGCLGAEVPQFILQDRLEDARARLLWYQSVFKDNYFIEVQDHGLPEDKKVMDVLREWARELGIGMAATNDGHYVKKDDALAHETLLAIQTKATMADEKRFKFPCDEFYVKSLEEMQTSMPVEVWGEEPFDNTAHIASLCNVDLPVGKKRVYQMPALPIPEGRTMSEELRVQTYRGSVKRYARHLTESFLRRYAARSWQKVQDAPALRAYYDAIYAPKIDGEKCSAEKFAAIDFAAHGARLRARLPNFDANTADPETLYTALAFMGSVWEELGKACDEKYTKYPALEELEAEREASDTEAGSVLDGMDRGASGHGEALDEATYRHALVLMRRAEYELSVINNMGFPDYFLIVADYINWAKDQGISVGPGRGSGAGSLVAYAIRITNLDPLEYGLLFERFLNPDRVSMPDFDIDFSDARREEVIQYVRRKYGDDKVAQIATFGTMASKACLKDVARVMSLPYGDVDKVSKLIPIKFGKSYSLEEARESVPDIQEMLRANKELEEAYNFAQKLEGLTRHASVHAAGVVIGKTQLTDLVPLMRDTSGEGVVCQFDMKAVEDIGLIKMDFLGLRTLSFLEEAHRILKESKGLSVNFDEIPLDDEATFELLSRGDTKGVFQLEGAGIADASRRLKPRRLADIIALSALYRPGPMENIPTYVRRHHGVEDVDYVKDGFPNSQQWLEKILKETYGIPVYQEQIMQIASEVAGYSLGGADLLRRAMGKKDAEEMKRQRQLFITGSKDNGIPADEANRLFDLLEAFANYGFNKSHSAAYGVITYQTAWLKANHPVEFMAALLTVERRDSDKVAEYASDARKMGVSVLPPDINRSGADFKVEGEEIYFGLFAIKGLGENAVLKILEERERGGKYTSLADFCKRVDSKTCNRRGLESLVKAGAFDAFGERKQLLECLDEAVSWAQGAAKVMNSGMDSLFGAAEVAPEPKLKPGVEPLSELEKLSLEKEALGLYISGHPLEQHEGLREAATCRIADLETWFQSQGAKGRVKAVLAGMVENVVKKPTKSGGMMARFNLADESATIELVTFSRGYERMQEKLINDTPCLVIVEIESEDGGLRCIAEELVTVEALADVPKVMYVDIDLDVASPDDLGDFQSYLDEHAGSLPTFFKFVSGEHFVVYQLDKGIGSHEAMRVVNQTFGWAEAYLAYDNASILSRYAPKPPAWQQRAGQKSVQA, encoded by the coding sequence ATGACCGCCGCCCCCGACCCAACGGCTCCACCCTCCAAGGACGAGGGGCGCCTCGACCACCATATCCACACCCCCGACGGGAGCTGCTGCGCACACAACGGCTCGCCTGCGGACGCGCCCCGAATCCGCAAGTTCGCGCACCTGCACCAGCACACCCAGTATTCCCTGCTCGACGGCGCGGCGAAGCTCAAGGACCTCTTGAAGTGGGTCAAGCAGGTCACCCCGAACGATCCGGCCTGCGCCATCACCGACCACGGCAACATGCACGGCTCGGTGCACTTTTACAACTACGCCCTCCAGATGGGCGTCAAGCCCATTCTGGGCTACGAAGCCTACGTCGCGGCCGGGTCACGCTTTGACCGCAAGCCCGGCGAAAGCGGCGAGAAGGGCACCTTTCACCTCACCCTGCTCGCGCGCGACTTCGAAGGCTACCAGAACCTCTGCCGCCTGACCTCGGCCGGGTATCTGGAGGGGTATTACTACAAGCCGCGCATTGACCGCGAACTGCTCAAGGAGTACAGCAAGGGCGTGATCGCCCTCTCGGGCTGCCTGGGGGCCGAGGTGCCGCAGTTCATCTTGCAAGACCGCCTGGAAGACGCCAGGGCGAGGCTGCTGTGGTACCAGAGCGTGTTCAAGGACAACTACTTCATCGAGGTGCAGGACCACGGTCTGCCCGAAGACAAGAAGGTCATGGACGTGCTGCGCGAGTGGGCGCGCGAACTGGGCATCGGCATGGCGGCCACCAACGACGGGCACTATGTCAAGAAAGACGACGCCCTGGCGCACGAAACGCTGCTCGCCATCCAGACCAAGGCCACCATGGCCGACGAGAAGCGCTTCAAGTTTCCCTGCGACGAGTTCTACGTCAAGAGCCTGGAGGAGATGCAGACCTCCATGCCCGTCGAGGTCTGGGGCGAGGAACCCTTCGACAACACCGCCCATATCGCCAGCCTGTGCAACGTGGACCTGCCGGTCGGCAAGAAACGGGTCTACCAGATGCCCGCCCTGCCGATTCCCGAGGGCCGCACAATGTCCGAGGAACTGCGCGTCCAGACCTACCGCGGCAGCGTAAAACGCTACGCCCGGCACCTGACCGAAAGCTTCCTGCGGCGCTACGCCGCGCGGTCCTGGCAGAAGGTGCAGGACGCCCCGGCCCTGCGCGCGTATTACGACGCGATCTACGCCCCCAAGATCGACGGCGAGAAATGCAGCGCCGAGAAGTTTGCCGCCATCGACTTCGCCGCGCACGGCGCAAGGCTGCGCGCGCGATTGCCGAACTTCGACGCGAACACCGCCGACCCCGAAACCCTCTACACCGCGCTGGCCTTCATGGGCAGCGTGTGGGAGGAACTCGGCAAGGCCTGCGACGAGAAGTACACCAAATACCCCGCGCTCGAAGAGCTCGAGGCCGAGCGCGAAGCGTCCGATACAGAGGCAGGTTCCGTGCTCGACGGCATGGATCGAGGCGCGTCCGGGCACGGCGAGGCGCTCGACGAGGCCACCTACCGGCATGCCCTGGTCCTGATGCGCCGCGCCGAGTACGAACTGTCGGTCATCAACAACATGGGCTTTCCGGATTACTTCCTGATCGTCGCCGACTACATCAACTGGGCCAAGGACCAGGGCATCAGTGTGGGACCGGGCCGTGGCTCGGGTGCCGGCAGCCTCGTCGCGTACGCCATTCGCATCACCAACCTCGATCCGCTGGAGTACGGGCTGCTCTTCGAGCGCTTTCTGAACCCCGACCGTGTCTCGATGCCGGACTTCGACATCGACTTCAGCGACGCCCGCCGGGAAGAGGTCATTCAGTACGTGCGCCGCAAGTACGGCGACGACAAGGTCGCGCAGATCGCCACCTTCGGAACGATGGCGTCCAAAGCCTGCCTCAAGGACGTCGCGCGCGTCATGAGCCTTCCCTACGGCGACGTGGACAAGGTCAGCAAGCTGATTCCCATCAAATTCGGCAAAAGCTACTCCCTCGAGGAAGCGCGCGAAAGTGTCCCGGACATCCAGGAGATGCTGAGGGCCAACAAGGAGCTCGAGGAAGCCTACAACTTCGCCCAGAAGCTCGAAGGGCTCACGCGCCACGCCAGCGTGCACGCGGCCGGGGTGGTGATCGGCAAGACCCAGCTCACCGACCTCGTGCCCCTGATGCGCGACACCAGCGGTGAGGGTGTGGTCTGTCAGTTCGACATGAAGGCCGTCGAGGACATCGGCCTGATCAAGATGGACTTCCTGGGCCTGCGCACGCTGTCCTTTCTGGAAGAAGCCCACCGCATCCTGAAAGAGTCCAAGGGCCTCAGCGTCAACTTCGACGAGATTCCCCTCGACGACGAGGCGACCTTCGAGCTGCTGTCGCGCGGGGACACCAAGGGCGTCTTCCAGCTGGAAGGCGCGGGCATCGCCGACGCCTCACGACGCCTCAAGCCAAGGCGTCTGGCCGACATCATCGCGCTCTCGGCCCTCTACCGCCCCGGCCCGATGGAGAACATTCCCACCTACGTGCGCCGTCACCACGGGGTCGAGGACGTCGATTACGTCAAGGACGGCTTCCCAAACAGCCAGCAGTGGCTGGAGAAGATCCTCAAGGAAACCTACGGCATTCCCGTCTACCAGGAGCAGATCATGCAGATCGCCTCGGAAGTGGCCGGGTACTCCCTGGGGGGCGCCGACCTGCTGCGGCGCGCCATGGGCAAGAAAGACGCCGAGGAAATGAAGCGCCAGCGCCAGCTCTTCATCACCGGCAGCAAGGACAACGGGATTCCGGCCGATGAAGCCAACCGGCTGTTCGATCTGCTCGAGGCCTTTGCGAACTACGGCTTCAACAAGAGTCACTCGGCCGCCTACGGCGTCATCACCTACCAGACGGCGTGGCTCAAGGCCAACCACCCGGTGGAGTTCATGGCCGCCCTGCTCACGGTGGAGCGGCGCGATTCGGACAAGGTGGCCGAGTACGCCTCGGACGCCCGCAAGATGGGCGTCTCGGTGCTGCCCCCCGACATCAACCGCTCGGGCGCCGACTTCAAGGTCGAGGGCGAGGAAATCTACTTCGGGCTCTTCGCCATCAAGGGCCTCGGGGAAAACGCCGTACTGAAGATTCTCGAAGAGCGCGAGCGCGGCGGGAAGTACACCTCGCTTGCGGATTTCTGCAAGCGGGTCGACAGCAAGACCTGCAACCGGCGTGGCCTGGAATCTCTCGTGAAAGCGGGCGCCTTCGACGCCTTCGGAGAAAGAAAGCAGCTTCTCGAGTGCCTCGACGAGGCGGTGAGCTGGGCGCAGGGTGCGGCGAAGGTCATGAACTCTGGCATGGACTCGCTCTTCGGCGCGGCCGAGGTGGCGCCGGAGCCGAAACTGAAACCCGGCGTCGAACCGCTCAGCGAACTCGAGAAGCTCTCGCTGGAAAAAGAAGCCCTGGGCCTCTACATCAGCGGGCACCCGCTGGAGCAGCATGAAGGGCTGCGCGAAGCCGCCACCTGCCGCATCGCGGACCTGGAGACCTGGTTTCAGTCGCAGGGCGCCAAGGGCCGGGTGAAGGCCGTGCTGGCGGGCATGGTGGAAAACGTCGTGAAGAAGCCCACCAAGTCGGGGGGCATGATGGCGCGCTTCAACCTGGCCGACGAGTCCGCGACCATCGAACTGGTGACCTTTTCGCGCGGGTACGAGCGCATGCAGGAAAAGCTGATCAACGACACGCCCTGCCTCGTGATCGTGGAGATCGAAAGCGAGGACGGCGGTCTGCGCTGTATCGCCGAGGAACTGGTGACCGTAGAGGCGCTCGCGGACGTGCCCAAGGTCATGTACGTCGACATCGACCTCGACGTGGCCAGCCCGGACGACCTGGGCGACTTTCAGAGTTACCTCGACGAGCACGCGGGCAGCCTGCCGACCTTCTTCAAGTTCGTGTCCGGCGAGCACTTCGTGGTGTACCAGCTCGACAAGGGCATCGGCAGCCACGAGGCCATGCGGGTGGTGAACCAGACCTTCGGCTGGGCCGAAGCTTATCTCGCCTACGACAACGCCTCGATCCTGTCGCGCTACGCGCCCAAACCGCCCGCCTGGCAGCAGCGCGCCGGGCAGAAAAGCGTGCAGGCGTAA
- a CDS encoding aldo/keto reductase, giving the protein MQYRTLGKTGYEISTISFGAWAIGGTWGEVNDQDSMAALHRALDLGVNFFDTADVYGDGHSERLIARLRRERPEPFYVATKAGRRLSPHTAGGYNRENLRGFIERSLKNLDVEAIDLLQLHCPPPEVYEQQEVYAVLDDFVREGLLRAYGVSVESVAEALSATTHPNVATVQIIFNAFRFKPAEEFFAAAREREVGIIARVPLASGLLTGKLSRDSTFAQDDHRAFNRHGEAFDKGETFSGVDYETGLEAVERLRPLLPQGVTLAQFALRWILMFPEVSCAIPGARNPQQVQANVAASDLAPLSDEQMAEVKRVYDELIRPEVHAMW; this is encoded by the coding sequence ATGCAATACCGCACCCTTGGCAAGACCGGTTATGAAATCTCGACTATCAGCTTCGGCGCCTGGGCCATCGGCGGCACCTGGGGCGAGGTGAATGACCAGGACAGCATGGCCGCGCTGCACCGCGCCCTTGACCTCGGCGTGAACTTCTTCGACACTGCCGACGTGTACGGGGACGGGCACAGTGAGCGCCTGATCGCCCGCCTGCGCCGTGAGCGCCCCGAGCCCTTTTACGTGGCCACCAAGGCCGGGCGGCGCCTCAGCCCGCACACGGCGGGCGGCTACAACCGGGAGAATCTGCGCGGCTTCATCGAGCGCAGCCTGAAAAACCTGGACGTCGAGGCCATCGACCTGCTGCAGCTGCACTGCCCGCCGCCCGAGGTGTACGAGCAGCAGGAAGTCTACGCGGTCCTCGACGACTTCGTCCGTGAAGGCCTGCTGCGCGCTTACGGCGTGAGCGTCGAGTCGGTCGCGGAAGCCCTGAGCGCCACGACCCACCCGAACGTTGCGACCGTGCAGATCATCTTCAATGCTTTTCGCTTCAAGCCTGCCGAGGAATTCTTCGCCGCGGCCCGTGAGCGCGAGGTCGGCATCATCGCGCGCGTGCCCCTGGCGAGCGGCCTGCTGACCGGCAAACTCAGCCGTGACAGCACCTTCGCGCAAGACGACCACCGCGCCTTCAACCGTCACGGCGAGGCCTTCGACAAGGGCGAGACCTTTTCCGGCGTCGATTACGAAACCGGCCTGGAGGCCGTAGAACGCCTGCGTCCGCTGCTGCCGCAGGGCGTGACCCTGGCGCAGTTCGCGCTGCGCTGGATTCTGATGTTTCCTGAGGTCAGCTGCGCCATTCCCGGCGCACGCAATCCGCAGCAGGTGCAGGCGAACGTGGCGGCGTCCGACCTTGCGCCCCTGAGCGACGAGCAGATGGCAGAGGTAAAGCGCGTCTACGACGAACTGATCCGTCCCGAGGTTCACGCGATGTGGTAA
- a CDS encoding histidinol-phosphatase HisJ family protein has translation MPTTSGLLEDYHTHHRRCGHAAGELRDMIEAAHKKGLRAVGLSDHAPILHLPGDWPLPNTAMPRSMFPEYVQEMHDLQREFAGIMPVKAGVEADYVSGFVEAYRELLAPHDFDYVIGSVHFVDGWSIFSAKLPPQATREDVWERYLTLTGEAAACGLFDILGHLDCLKTKGHLPREWRTPTLLRTLDAIADCQVSIELNTSGWRKPVGDCFPTFEILQLAAQRGIPVCLGSDAHRPKDVAADFGRAVKLLRQAGYQSLASFTRRKREEIPLNT, from the coding sequence ATGCCGACCACGTCCGGGCTGCTCGAGGACTACCACACCCATCACCGCCGCTGCGGCCACGCCGCAGGAGAACTGCGCGACATGATCGAGGCCGCGCACAAAAAGGGTCTGCGGGCCGTGGGCCTGAGTGACCACGCGCCCATTCTGCACCTGCCAGGCGACTGGCCGCTGCCCAACACGGCCATGCCGCGCTCGATGTTTCCCGAATACGTACAGGAGATGCACGACCTGCAGCGCGAGTTCGCCGGAATCATGCCCGTAAAGGCCGGGGTCGAGGCCGATTACGTGTCCGGTTTCGTGGAGGCTTACCGGGAACTGCTCGCACCTCACGACTTTGATTACGTGATCGGCAGCGTGCACTTCGTGGACGGCTGGAGCATCTTTTCAGCGAAGCTGCCCCCACAGGCCACGCGTGAAGACGTGTGGGAGCGTTACCTGACGCTCACCGGGGAAGCCGCGGCGTGCGGTCTCTTCGACATCCTGGGGCACCTGGACTGTCTGAAGACCAAGGGACACCTGCCGCGCGAATGGCGTACGCCCACGCTGCTGCGCACCCTGGACGCCATCGCCGACTGCCAGGTCAGCATCGAGCTGAACACCAGCGGCTGGCGCAAGCCCGTTGGAGACTGCTTTCCGACCTTCGAGATTCTGCAGCTCGCAGCTCAGCGCGGCATTCCCGTCTGCCTGGGCAGCGACGCCCACCGGCCAAAGGACGTGGCCGCCGATTTCGGGCGTGCCGTGAAGCTGCTGCGCCAGGCGGGATACCAGTCGCTCGCTTCCTTCACCCGGCGCAAGCGGGAAGAAATTCCGCTGAACACCTGA
- a CDS encoding alanyl-tRNA editing protein — MTQLLFREDAYATSFVARVEAVQGAQVRLDRTLFYAEAGGQAADQGVLRWAGAEAQVTDVQKAAAEEDHHGVWHTLQGPLPPIGATVQGELDWRRRYRHMQRHTGEHLLAQAFLRVNPAFRVVAVGMRSAQCTLDLEGLPGEADARAAENVLAEIIRRNLKIKTFDVAQEELPAFPLRRPPQVNGRVRLVGVRDHAGWWEMSACGGTHLRSTAFAAPVVVLHHERIKGGLTRMTFMAGEEAGEFLGEHYRSAREAAQLLSVSPERLIERVQATLDEAARLRGELDRTRSELATTYVRSAKADPIGDGELRVVQVDHDALVTPALRALLACPQTLGVVIAPDGRCGVTSTLTDRHAGKLLGAWLTQAGGRGGGKTELAQGQAQDGAAFEAAVRQWREQS, encoded by the coding sequence ATGACACAACTGCTGTTTCGAGAAGACGCCTACGCGACATCGTTCGTGGCCCGGGTAGAGGCCGTGCAAGGCGCACAGGTCCGCCTTGACCGCACACTGTTTTATGCGGAAGCGGGCGGGCAGGCGGCCGATCAGGGCGTATTGCGCTGGGCGGGCGCCGAGGCGCAGGTCACCGACGTGCAGAAGGCTGCAGCCGAGGAGGACCATCACGGCGTCTGGCACACGCTGCAGGGCCCCCTGCCACCCATCGGTGCGACCGTTCAGGGCGAGCTGGACTGGCGTCGGCGTTACCGGCACATGCAGCGACACACCGGCGAGCATTTGCTCGCGCAAGCCTTTTTGCGGGTCAACCCGGCGTTTCGGGTCGTGGCGGTCGGCATGCGCTCGGCACAATGTACGCTCGACCTGGAAGGTCTGCCGGGCGAAGCAGATGCCCGCGCCGCTGAAAACGTGCTCGCCGAAATCATCCGGCGCAATCTGAAAATCAAGACTTTCGACGTGGCTCAGGAGGAACTTCCCGCCTTTCCGCTGCGCCGTCCGCCTCAGGTGAACGGCCGGGTGCGGCTGGTGGGCGTGCGTGACCACGCAGGCTGGTGGGAAATGAGCGCCTGCGGAGGGACTCACCTCCGGTCCACGGCCTTCGCCGCTCCTGTGGTGGTGCTGCACCATGAACGCATCAAGGGCGGCCTGACCCGCATGACCTTCATGGCCGGAGAAGAAGCAGGTGAGTTTCTCGGAGAACACTACCGCAGCGCCCGCGAAGCGGCGCAATTGCTCAGCGTTTCGCCCGAACGGTTGATCGAGCGTGTGCAGGCTACCCTGGACGAGGCAGCCCGCCTGCGTGGCGAGCTCGACCGCACGCGCAGCGAGCTCGCCACAACGTACGTACGGTCGGCCAAGGCTGACCCGATCGGGGACGGCGAACTGCGCGTCGTGCAGGTTGACCACGACGCCCTGGTTACACCGGCACTGCGGGCCCTGCTCGCCTGCCCACAGACGCTGGGCGTGGTCATCGCGCCGGATGGGCGTTGTGGAGTGACCAGCACCCTGACGGACCGGCACGCCGGAAAACTGCTCGGTGCGTGGCTGACGCAGGCCGGTGGCCGGGGCGGCGGAAAGACCGAGCTGGCCCAGGGACAGGCGCAGGATGGCGCGGCGTTCGAAGCGGCCGTCAGACAGTGGCGCGAGCAGTCCTGA
- a CDS encoding HU family DNA-binding protein, protein MTKSSKAKTSKAAPKAAAAPAAPAKAESTKLGKTHIVEAIADKAGLSKKQAAEVFDAFGDIVVDALKGGKSVGLPGLGTFSVTSTAERQGVRPGTSERITIPAGKKVRFKIASNLKGNL, encoded by the coding sequence ATGACGAAGAGCAGCAAAGCCAAGACCAGCAAGGCCGCCCCCAAAGCCGCCGCTGCCCCCGCCGCTCCGGCGAAAGCCGAAAGCACCAAGCTCGGCAAGACCCACATCGTGGAAGCCATCGCCGACAAGGCCGGCCTCTCCAAAAAGCAGGCTGCCGAAGTGTTCGACGCTTTTGGTGACATCGTCGTGGACGCCCTCAAGGGTGGCAAGAGCGTCGGTCTGCCCGGCCTGGGCACTTTCAGCGTGACCAGCACCGCCGAGCGTCAGGGCGTGCGCCCCGGCACCAGCGAGCGCATCACCATTCCCGCCGGCAAGAAAGTCCGTTTCAAGATCGCCAGCAACCTCAAGGGCAACCTCTAA
- a CDS encoding nitrilase-related carbon-nitrogen hydrolase — MRTPSSSINPGIGRLAPSRVVRAIAVQPQWRVRDFRSRESFRVWMRAQLEHSRPHLAPDRPNLVVLTELNGLPLLLRGARMAQRAPTLDLALGLTIIKHGPATLYCAMRQRVSLPRALQLVLAPRLAADYLSVSRDLAREYGVYLLAGTAPLPHFVLQGSRLVVQGSQVYNQAVLISPEGELIGLADKVHLTTGEGPSGLDLSPGKLADLRVFATPAGELGIATSLDAFREDVITHLDAQGASVLLQPDANAGPWTGMEQEPPTGRNQPEAWLDSAWAAVQRARNIRYAVNPMVVGNLFDVAFDGQSAIVAKASQAPQLRSYVMTEPRAGFLALQPWVTQGTPEELRRAGLELAPRSGAVRENRYRTAVLAADLPLSAPIKSPLPLRPFEEAVNGYLLGRAALRQDPAVQTLGALWRLLGVGVLLTGARLVARRRKRGLVLTLLGASITVLGWF, encoded by the coding sequence ATGCGCACGCCTTCTTCGTCGATCAATCCGGGCATAGGCCGATTGGCTCCCTCACGTGTGGTGCGTGCCATCGCCGTGCAGCCGCAGTGGCGAGTCCGTGATTTTCGTTCCCGGGAAAGCTTTCGTGTCTGGATGCGGGCGCAACTGGAGCATTCCCGTCCGCATCTGGCTCCGGATCGGCCCAATCTGGTGGTGCTCACCGAACTCAACGGGTTGCCGCTGCTGCTGCGGGGAGCGCGCATGGCGCAGCGCGCACCAACCCTGGATCTCGCGCTGGGACTGACCATCATCAAGCACGGGCCCGCCACGCTGTACTGCGCCATGCGCCAGCGTGTAAGCCTGCCGCGCGCCCTGCAGCTGGTGCTGGCCCCGCGTCTTGCCGCCGACTACCTCAGCGTGAGCCGTGACCTCGCGCGCGAGTACGGTGTTTACCTGCTGGCGGGCACGGCACCGCTGCCACATTTTGTGCTGCAGGGTTCACGACTGGTGGTTCAGGGCAGCCAGGTCTACAACCAGGCGGTACTGATCAGCCCGGAGGGTGAACTGATCGGCCTGGCGGACAAGGTACACCTCACCACGGGCGAAGGTCCGAGCGGTCTGGACCTGTCGCCTGGAAAGCTCGCAGATCTCCGGGTCTTTGCGACGCCGGCGGGCGAGCTGGGCATTGCGACCAGCCTCGACGCCTTTCGGGAGGACGTCATCACGCACCTGGACGCGCAGGGAGCGAGCGTGCTGCTGCAACCCGACGCGAACGCCGGGCCCTGGACCGGGATGGAGCAGGAGCCTCCAACCGGACGGAACCAGCCCGAAGCATGGCTGGACAGCGCCTGGGCAGCGGTGCAGCGGGCGCGCAATATCCGGTACGCGGTCAATCCGATGGTCGTGGGAAATTTGTTCGACGTGGCCTTCGACGGACAGAGTGCCATTGTCGCCAAAGCGTCGCAGGCGCCGCAGCTGCGCTCGTACGTGATGACCGAGCCGCGCGCAGGCTTTCTGGCGCTGCAGCCCTGGGTGACACAGGGAACCCCCGAGGAACTGCGCCGCGCCGGGCTCGAACTGGCCCCGCGTTCCGGTGCCGTGCGTGAGAACCGCTACCGTACCGCCGTCCTGGCAGCTGACCTTCCGCTGAGCGCGCCCATCAAATCTCCCCTCCCCCTGCGGCCGTTTGAAGAGGCTGTGAACGGGTATCTGCTGGGGCGTGCGGCGTTGCGCCAGGATCCGGCCGTACAGACCCTCGGTGCGCTGTGGCGCCTGCTGGGAGTCGGTGTGCTGCTGACCGGGGCGCGACTCGTGGCCCGCCGACGCAAGCGCGGTCTGGTTCTGACCTTGCTGGGTGCATCGATTACGGTCCTGGGCTGGTTTTGA
- the rpsO gene encoding 30S ribosomal protein S15: MPNAEQKAETIQQYATSAGDTGSTTVQVALLTERINNLSRHLATNKKDKHGQRGLQLLNGQRRRLLKYLERENYEAYIALTDKLGIRRGQRVVR, from the coding sequence GTGCCGAACGCCGAACAGAAAGCCGAAACCATCCAGCAGTACGCCACGAGCGCAGGCGACACCGGCAGCACCACCGTGCAGGTGGCCCTGCTGACCGAACGGATCAACAACCTGAGCCGTCACCTGGCCACCAACAAAAAGGACAAGCACGGCCAGCGTGGTCTGCAGCTGCTCAACGGCCAGCGCCGCCGTCTGCTGAAGTACCTGGAGCGCGAGAACTACGAGGCGTACATTGCGCTGACCGACAAGCTCGGCATCCGCCGCGGCCAGCGCGTCGTTCGCTAA